A genome region from Vibrio tapetis subsp. tapetis includes the following:
- a CDS encoding NapC/NirT family cytochrome c codes for MTSIKKTSIVLISMVGIAIGWLTLGGTAAVMHYTSSTEFCLSCHSMEIPYEEYQGSIHFSNAKGIRAECSDCHIPEAPLDYVITKIRATKDIYHEFITGKIDDEEKYEQHRMAMAETVWEQLRANDSATCRSCHTLDAMDTYEQTEDAVKMHAYGEENNVTCIDCHKGVAHFAPEAEMDRAAFDNLMAFTEMSDPQATKVYSAQTISIGELGSINPTAELRVLSSNGNQRIIELHAYQMKGAEQVLYYGRGQRSIVAVLTAQGQNKLAVGEFSADEYDNEWRSAVLTAEIDVPVLDSLAPIWDYAEELDTVYCSTCHAKIPANHFTVNAWGPVAKGMGERTDISNEDLELLTKFFQNHAKDVAGH; via the coding sequence ATGACGTCCATAAAAAAAACATCAATCGTACTCATCTCAATGGTGGGTATTGCCATCGGTTGGTTAACTTTGGGCGGCACAGCAGCCGTCATGCATTACACCTCTAGTACCGAATTTTGCCTATCTTGTCACTCCATGGAAATTCCATATGAAGAGTATCAAGGCTCTATTCATTTCAGTAACGCCAAAGGCATTCGCGCCGAGTGTTCAGACTGCCATATCCCCGAAGCCCCACTAGACTATGTCATTACAAAAATCCGGGCGACCAAAGATATTTATCATGAGTTTATCACTGGAAAAATTGATGACGAAGAGAAGTACGAACAGCACCGTATGGCCATGGCTGAAACGGTCTGGGAACAATTACGAGCCAACGACTCCGCAACTTGTCGCTCATGCCACACATTAGACGCCATGGACACCTACGAACAAACTGAAGACGCTGTAAAAATGCATGCTTATGGCGAAGAAAATAATGTTACGTGTATTGACTGCCATAAAGGAGTTGCGCACTTCGCGCCAGAAGCTGAGATGGACAGAGCTGCATTTGACAACCTGATGGCATTTACGGAAATGAGCGATCCTCAAGCTACGAAAGTCTACTCGGCACAAACTATCAGTATTGGTGAGCTGGGTTCAATAAACCCCACAGCAGAACTACGCGTCCTCTCGTCGAATGGCAATCAACGAATCATTGAGCTTCACGCTTACCAAATGAAAGGAGCAGAGCAAGTTCTCTACTACGGCCGTGGACAACGATCTATTGTCGCAGTACTCACCGCTCAAGGCCAAAACAAACTAGCAGTTGGAGAATTCTCTGCCGACGAATATGACAATGAATGGCGCAGTGCTGTCCTCACCGCTGAGATAGACGTACCTGTTTTAGACTCTCTGGCACCAATATGGGATTACGCAGAAGAACTAGACACCGTGTACTGCTCAACATGTCATGCAAAAATTCCAGCGAATCACTTTACGGTGAACGCTTGGGGCCCAGTCGCTAAAGGTATGGGCGAACGTACAGATATTTCTAATGAAGATTTAGAACTCCTAACGAAATTCTTCCAGAACCACGCAAAAGATGTGGCTGGCCACTAA
- a CDS encoding TetR/AcrR family transcriptional regulator: MSSASELKRQRILEAATTLFGEHGYAANMESIAKLADVSKQTVYSHFKTKDILFELCMKTKCLEFQSDEGMLDLVKPMDEAILQFAQGLQETLLRSGSIHTFRNAVSNIDNHPEFAATYLRFGPKQSTDVLADYLQKKHDTGEITLDISAQESASQLLLMFHGKPVYWKYLGEDLKQSKAERDTYLKSCIAMFLSFVRK, encoded by the coding sequence ATGAGCAGCGCCAGTGAACTAAAACGCCAAAGAATCCTTGAAGCCGCAACCACATTATTTGGTGAGCATGGCTACGCGGCCAATATGGAGAGCATTGCCAAGTTAGCGGATGTGTCTAAACAGACGGTCTATTCGCATTTTAAAACCAAAGACATATTGTTTGAGCTTTGTATGAAGACCAAGTGCCTAGAGTTTCAGTCCGATGAGGGCATGTTAGATTTGGTAAAACCAATGGACGAAGCAATACTGCAATTCGCTCAAGGGTTACAAGAAACACTGCTGAGATCTGGGTCAATTCACACCTTCCGTAATGCCGTCAGTAATATAGACAACCACCCTGAATTTGCCGCCACTTATTTACGTTTTGGGCCAAAGCAATCGACGGACGTTCTTGCCGATTATTTGCAGAAAAAGCACGATACCGGTGAAATAACGTTGGATATATCAGCCCAAGAAAGTGCTTCTCAGTTACTCCTGATGTTCCACGGAAAGCCTGTTTATTGGAAGTACTTAGGCGAAGATCTCAAGCAAAGCAAGGCTGAACGTGATACCTACCTTAAAAGCTGTATTGCGATGTTTTTGTCTTTTGTTCGAAAGTAG
- a CDS encoding molybdopterin guanine dinucleotide-containing S/N-oxide reductase, with amino-acid sequence MNNITRRGFLKGTSITAGALAVTSLTPMSAIAANKRGSGVLTAGRMGPIVCDVKDGKLVATKNALAQTVPNSLQTTGPDQVYTKARVVHPMIRKGFLANPSKPEGVRGKDEYVQISWDDAYKLIHEQHSRIRKENTPDAIFAGSYGWRSSGVLHKAQTLLQRYMSMAGGYSGHLGDYSTGAAQVIMPHVMGSIEVYEQQTTHPMVLEHSDVVVLWGMNPLNTLKIAWSSTDCSGLEFFQQLKKSGKTIIAIDPMRSETVEFFGDNVQWIAPHPMTDVAMMMGVAHSLVTNKKHDKAFLDKYTIGYDKFEAYLLGKEDGVEKTPAWAEKITGVPAKQMELLADIFSKNRTILMSGWGIQRQQYGEQRHWMLATLAAMLGQIGLPGGGFGLSYHYSNGGNPARDAGVLPAISSSIGGGSSAGNDWAVSGAVNSFPVARIVEALENPNKKYHHNGHDLSFPDIKMIWWAGGGNFTHHQDTNRLIKAWQKPELVVVSEPYWTAAAKHADIVLPITTSFERNDMTMTGDYSNQHLVPMKQVVEPQGEARNDFDVFADMAELLKAGGRDVFTEGKDEMAWLKGFYETAQKGGRSARVRMPKFGKFWDDNQLIEMKFNKKAAQFVRHAEFRKDPVMNPLGTPSGKIEIYSKTIESYKLEDCPAHPTWMEPTEYRGTAKKGELQLMTAHAAHRLHSQFNYAKLRDEYAIANREPISINSQDAAERGIKTGDLVRAFNDRGQVLAGALVADGIKQGAVCIHEGGWPDLDHKTGICKNGGANVLTLDIPTSRLANGCAANSALVRIEKYTGPELELTAFVPPKMS; translated from the coding sequence ATGAATAACATTACTCGCCGCGGGTTTCTAAAAGGAACCAGCATCACCGCCGGAGCGCTTGCTGTCACGTCACTAACCCCTATGTCTGCTATCGCCGCCAACAAACGAGGTTCCGGTGTGCTAACAGCTGGCCGGATGGGCCCTATTGTCTGCGACGTCAAAGACGGCAAATTAGTGGCCACTAAGAATGCACTCGCACAGACCGTACCCAACAGCCTGCAAACTACAGGGCCTGATCAGGTTTATACCAAAGCCAGAGTTGTGCATCCTATGATACGTAAAGGCTTTTTGGCTAACCCCTCAAAGCCAGAAGGAGTACGGGGCAAAGATGAGTATGTGCAAATATCATGGGATGACGCATATAAGCTGATTCACGAACAACACTCTCGGATTCGTAAGGAAAACACACCGGACGCGATCTTCGCAGGCTCTTACGGGTGGCGCTCAAGCGGTGTTCTTCATAAAGCACAAACCCTGTTGCAACGTTACATGAGCATGGCTGGCGGATATTCAGGCCACCTAGGAGATTACTCAACAGGTGCCGCACAAGTCATCATGCCGCATGTGATGGGTTCTATTGAAGTATATGAACAACAAACAACACACCCAATGGTGCTTGAACACAGTGATGTTGTCGTGTTGTGGGGAATGAACCCATTAAACACCTTAAAAATTGCTTGGAGTTCTACTGACTGTTCGGGCCTTGAGTTTTTCCAACAGTTGAAAAAATCGGGTAAAACAATCATTGCCATTGACCCTATGCGCTCAGAAACGGTCGAGTTCTTTGGCGATAACGTCCAATGGATAGCCCCCCACCCAATGACAGATGTTGCAATGATGATGGGTGTCGCTCATTCACTTGTAACCAATAAAAAACATGATAAAGCCTTCCTAGACAAATACACCATCGGCTACGACAAATTCGAAGCTTATCTCTTAGGTAAAGAAGATGGCGTAGAAAAAACGCCAGCATGGGCTGAAAAAATCACCGGTGTTCCAGCCAAACAAATGGAACTTTTGGCCGATATTTTCAGTAAGAATCGCACCATTTTAATGTCTGGTTGGGGGATTCAACGCCAACAATATGGTGAACAACGCCACTGGATGCTGGCAACCCTAGCAGCAATGTTAGGCCAAATAGGTTTACCTGGCGGTGGCTTTGGTCTTTCTTATCATTATTCTAATGGGGGCAATCCGGCAAGAGATGCGGGCGTTCTACCTGCTATTTCGTCTTCTATCGGTGGCGGATCATCGGCTGGAAATGACTGGGCCGTTTCTGGTGCAGTTAATAGCTTCCCTGTCGCTCGAATTGTTGAGGCGTTAGAAAATCCGAATAAGAAATACCATCACAATGGTCATGATCTTTCCTTCCCAGATATTAAGATGATTTGGTGGGCCGGCGGCGGTAATTTTACCCACCACCAAGATACAAACCGTTTGATTAAAGCATGGCAAAAACCTGAACTGGTCGTCGTTTCTGAACCTTATTGGACAGCGGCTGCAAAACACGCCGACATCGTGCTGCCGATCACTACATCATTTGAACGTAACGACATGACCATGACCGGCGACTACAGTAATCAACACCTTGTGCCAATGAAGCAAGTCGTAGAGCCTCAGGGCGAAGCCCGCAATGACTTTGATGTATTTGCCGATATGGCAGAGTTACTCAAAGCAGGTGGCCGCGACGTATTTACTGAAGGCAAAGACGAAATGGCTTGGCTAAAAGGCTTCTATGAAACGGCTCAGAAAGGGGGACGTTCAGCCCGTGTTCGCATGCCTAAATTTGGTAAGTTCTGGGATGATAACCAACTAATTGAAATGAAATTCAATAAAAAGGCGGCTCAGTTTGTGCGTCATGCTGAATTCCGCAAAGACCCGGTGATGAATCCTCTTGGGACACCAAGCGGAAAAATTGAGATTTACTCAAAAACTATCGAAAGCTATAAACTCGAGGACTGCCCTGCGCATCCAACATGGATGGAGCCAACGGAATACCGTGGAACCGCAAAAAAAGGCGAGCTTCAGCTAATGACAGCGCATGCTGCTCACCGCTTACATAGCCAATTCAATTACGCAAAACTGCGCGACGAATACGCAATAGCTAACCGTGAGCCTATATCAATCAACAGCCAAGATGCAGCTGAACGTGGCATAAAAACGGGCGATCTCGTTCGCGCATTTAACGATCGTGGACAAGTCCTCGCGGGCGCCTTAGTAGCAGACGGTATAAAACAAGGTGCGGTTTGTATTCACGAAGGGGGATGGCCCGATCTAGACCATAAAACAGGCATCTGCAAAAACGGAGGGGCTAACGTGTTAACACTCGATATCCCAACCTCTCGTCTTGCCAATGGCTGTGCGGCAAACTCTGCACTAGTACGTATTGAAAAATACACTGGCCCCGAACTTGAACTTACCGCGTTCGTACCACCAAAAATGAGCTAA
- a CDS encoding sensor domain-containing diguanylate cyclase, whose translation MENNTEIGQFLDFLADAILIIDETSKIVYTNRSCTKLFGYEKDALIGLSVERLMIRAATKNHDHKVTNFIKNQSSAKVMMSRNIMPCINADGTEFNARISIANIVYQGKACAVATIQDYSTVQNMIDDLTNEASTDPLTGLFNKRHLECILDKDYFSVNGSTTWGVAFLDLNGFKVINDTYGHDVGDELLVEISRRLTQDLRAGDFSFRVGGDEFLLMFGINTPEKYQNSVAVFGQKIQKLITQPIYIESVNKELSIGVSIGLGVMPFDDKDLATLITKADKAMYESKVYSLPYVMVESIG comes from the coding sequence ATGGAAAACAACACTGAAATCGGACAGTTTTTAGATTTCTTAGCTGATGCTATTTTGATCATCGATGAAACTTCAAAAATTGTTTATACCAACAGGTCTTGTACTAAATTATTTGGCTATGAAAAAGACGCGCTTATTGGGCTTTCCGTTGAAAGGTTGATGATCAGAGCTGCCACTAAAAACCATGACCATAAGGTCACCAACTTCATCAAAAATCAATCTAGCGCTAAGGTCATGATGTCTCGCAACATCATGCCCTGCATTAACGCTGACGGTACTGAATTTAATGCCCGTATATCCATTGCTAATATCGTGTATCAGGGGAAAGCTTGTGCCGTCGCGACAATACAAGATTATTCAACCGTTCAAAATATGATTGATGACCTCACGAACGAAGCAAGTACCGACCCGCTTACCGGGCTCTTTAATAAACGTCACTTAGAGTGCATCCTTGATAAAGATTATTTTTCTGTCAACGGCTCGACGACATGGGGCGTTGCCTTCTTAGATCTCAATGGCTTTAAGGTCATTAATGACACGTATGGTCATGATGTAGGGGATGAATTGTTGGTGGAGATATCACGCCGATTAACTCAAGACCTCCGCGCAGGAGATTTCAGTTTCCGTGTCGGTGGGGATGAGTTCTTATTGATGTTTGGCATCAACACGCCGGAAAAGTATCAAAATTCGGTTGCTGTCTTTGGCCAAAAGATCCAAAAGCTCATCACACAACCTATTTACATCGAGTCGGTGAATAAAGAACTCAGTATCGGAGTCAGCATTGGCCTTGGCGTGATGCCATTTGATGATAAGGACTTAGCAACACTTATTACGAAAGCTGATAAAGCGATGTACGAATCTAAAGTTTATAGCTTGCCGTATGTAATGGTTGAAAGCATTGGCTAA